Proteins from a single region of Syntrophorhabdaceae bacterium:
- a CDS encoding prepilin-type N-terminal cleavage/methylation domain-containing protein, with the protein MRKDEQGFSLLELLIAIAIMGIVMAMSMQLLQSLIGGQRQQAAIVAGQFESTLGMEMMRSDVSNAGFGLADEFKSAPGTYSEATSNPSQQFNDAPNVPKALAHSNNVGSFTDYIANSDYLVIRSPAVGINSAAGKWTNITGTTVHIWNDVNLDMVNGRDYMVVIKPRSTLGGRAQLIVSAGAYAPQYVTSALDVAFQPSTSTGERYLAFGIDDTNIPVRPFNRADYYVKKPSTANPNCASGTGSLVKFALPQSAAVDVTANELPLIECVANMQVVFRLDTNLDGVPEDPPVNDISGLDALAIKEQVKEVRVYLLTHEGIMDRRFKYGGANPITVGPTAALGTSVNLTAFGTDWDHYRWKVHTLVIKPKSFY; encoded by the coding sequence ATGAGAAAGGACGAACAGGGATTCAGTTTGTTGGAGCTGCTCATTGCCATAGCGATCATGGGGATCGTCATGGCAATGAGCATGCAGCTCCTGCAGAGCCTTATCGGGGGACAAAGACAGCAGGCTGCGATCGTAGCCGGCCAGTTCGAATCAACCCTGGGCATGGAGATGATGAGAAGCGATGTGTCCAATGCCGGATTCGGGTTGGCCGACGAGTTCAAGAGCGCGCCCGGGACCTACAGTGAGGCCACAAGTAATCCCTCTCAACAGTTCAACGATGCACCTAACGTCCCCAAGGCCCTGGCGCACAGCAACAACGTGGGCTCGTTTACGGATTACATCGCAAATTCGGATTATCTGGTCATCAGGTCTCCCGCTGTCGGTATAAACAGCGCCGCCGGAAAGTGGACCAATATAACCGGCACGACAGTGCACATCTGGAACGATGTCAACCTCGACATGGTGAACGGCAGGGACTACATGGTCGTCATAAAACCCCGTTCAACTCTTGGGGGACGGGCACAATTGATCGTTTCGGCGGGTGCATACGCGCCCCAATACGTTACGTCGGCGCTGGACGTTGCATTTCAACCATCGACCAGCACTGGAGAGCGGTATCTCGCCTTTGGCATAGACGATACGAACATCCCCGTCAGACCCTTTAACAGGGCAGACTATTATGTGAAGAAGCCTTCGACTGCCAATCCCAACTGCGCATCAGGCACGGGATCGCTGGTCAAGTTCGCCTTGCCTCAAAGTGCGGCCGTGGACGTGACAGCCAACGAATTGCCCCTCATAGAGTGCGTTGCCAATATGCAGGTCGTTTTCAGGCTCGATACCAATCTTGATGGTGTTCCCGAGGATCCACCGGTAAATGACATATCCGGCCTCGACGCACTCGCGATCAAGGAACAGGTCAAGGAGGTGCGGGTCTACTTACTCACCCATGAGGGTATAATGGACAGGAGATTCAAATATGGAGGCGCGAATCCCATCACCGTCGGTCCGACAGCAGCACTGGGGACCAGTGTGAATCTCACCGCCTTCGGCACGGACTGGGACCACTATCGCTGGAAGGTCCATACTCTCGTGATCAAACCCAAGAGCTTTTACTGA
- a CDS encoding prepilin-type N-terminal cleavage/methylation domain-containing protein — MSLPVIKKNRKGFTLIELLVAMLVLSIGLMAMLDGLANYMRINMDNQMRNEAMRIAESTLETLRNARFSDVQGHSVVITSPEVRRIRNIDVSYTVNWTARNIIPTGATAASSIAVQVKVTWSHRNIGHRHDAASIISTDA, encoded by the coding sequence ATGTCGCTGCCTGTAATTAAAAAAAACCGGAAAGGGTTCACGCTTATTGAACTTCTCGTTGCCATGCTTGTGCTCTCCATTGGTCTCATGGCGATGCTTGATGGATTGGCGAATTACATGAGGATCAATATGGATAACCAGATGCGCAATGAAGCGATGCGCATAGCCGAATCAACGCTGGAAACCCTGCGCAACGCACGATTCAGCGACGTCCAGGGCCATTCGGTTGTGATCACCTCTCCTGAAGTAAGGAGGATTCGAAACATCGATGTGTCCTATACCGTCAATTGGACGGCACGGAACATTATTCCAACGGGTGCCACGGCGGCCAGCAGCATTGCGGTCCAGGTGAAAGTCACCTGGAGCCATCGGAACATAGGGCATCGGCACGACGCGGCTTCCATTATCAGCACCGACGCATGA
- a CDS encoding prepilin-type N-terminal cleavage/methylation domain-containing protein produces MKTCKGFTLIELLIVVAMIAILAGIAAPNMSGFVRKNRIHNQTKRIYNDLMNMRMMAMNTNRTHFMEFGLAGNKYQVVEDTNGNNAKDATPPDTVRLERTAIVPFTFGNIDPGSEAIENNFAGGMAVFDSRGIATRQGAICIPSVNLKPTTNCIVVAPTRIRMGQYNGAAGGCNVAACN; encoded by the coding sequence ATGAAAACGTGCAAGGGTTTCACGCTCATAGAACTTCTTATTGTTGTTGCAATGATTGCCATACTGGCCGGGATTGCGGCACCGAACATGTCGGGTTTTGTGAGGAAGAACAGGATTCACAACCAGACAAAAAGGATCTATAACGACCTCATGAACATGAGGATGATGGCGATGAACACCAACAGGACGCATTTTATGGAATTTGGTCTGGCAGGCAACAAGTACCAGGTGGTTGAGGATACCAATGGAAACAATGCCAAGGATGCGACTCCGCCCGATACGGTAAGACTTGAGAGAACAGCGATTGTTCCTTTTACCTTTGGGAATATCGATCCCGGAAGCGAGGCGATCGAGAATAATTTCGCCGGCGGTATGGCGGTCTTCGATTCCCGGGGTATTGCCACGCGACAGGGGGCGATCTGTATACCTTCGGTGAATCTCAAGCCGACGACCAACTGCATAGTCGTGGCACCCACGAGGATCAGAATGGGTCAATACAACGGTGCAGCAGGAGGGTGCAATGTCGCTGCCTGTAATTAA